In the genome of Mycosarcoma maydis chromosome 21, whole genome shotgun sequence, one region contains:
- a CDS encoding dolichyl-P-Man:Man(6)GlcNAc(2)-PP-dolichol alpha-1,2-mannosyltransferase (related to ALG9 - mannosyltransferase), with translation MATPPHIPKSQGLRFQQQGNAAYAKASAAKDAAAKDALLSRRNALLQDYAKMHQKPAWSPSISAAFRFLIIIRVSSAMYSVIKDCDETFGYWEPLHLLVFARGQHHASVPFQTWEYSPQFAIRSWAFIAQYWPLTKSLAYFGVGKRQIFFAVRLLLAFVSSFVDARFYKAVADVFSARVGRYCLIALATSAGIYEASTAFLPSTFVMHATTLAFSSCLYPARLPSSHPSVLSNPSQRPFRSERLLLAAFSFATGAIIGWPFAIILALPFVIEQLLLRGDDIVANGNYSNWVMSRWSTAIGAAVLSTILGLPAVAIDTLAYGKLSFVPLNTVLYNLFSRSRGAGPELYGTEPLTYYFSNLLLNFNVFFLLALLSLPLMLVTARLDPKRFQRPMLETKKGHASTEEPSSLFSLALLRIAPFYLWFILLSVQPHKEERFMYPAYTLLCLNAAVSLYLIRSLAEVGFVQVTKSPYRASKSSVFTTITSSVLAIAILLGVLRSVGQLNHYHSPFDVLFHFEGYELPRVVADVFPETLSPAIQQRIARGLSPVATEQEKEYNDRGYGAENKGVSVDLSIHLTPLSTLDKPVRLCYGKEWHRFPTHFLVPAGVEVEWIQSDFDGILPKHFDVDGASAVEHADAVAHTLETLLGWAWPWSSITRRVQRGFNDLNQQEMDRYVDVSTCDYLVDLDLPHRSLVSGAESRYEPRYASMSDEWDRVFCGAFLDAEFSRAVVDPRERLLTTLARKAGAAMHRAFWLPTSWPGNANLYGDYCLLRNRQSRFKPAASTT, from the coding sequence ATGGCGACTCCACCGCACATTCCCAAGTCTCAGGGACTGCGCTTCCAACAGCAGGGGAATGCTGCTTACGCTAAAGCTTCGGCTGCTAAGGATGCGGCTGCTAAGGATGCCCTCCTCTCTCGTCGCAATGCGCTGTTGCAGGATTATGCTAAGATGCACCAGAAACCTGCTTGGtcaccatccatctcggccgccttccgcttcctcatcatcatccGCGTATCGTCCGCCATGTACTCAGTCATCAAGGACTGCGACGAGACGTTCGGTTACTGGGAACCGCTTCACCTTCTCGTCTTTGCGCGCGGTCAACATCACGCATCCGTGCCCTTCCAAACCTGGGAATATTCGCCTCAGTTCGCGATTCGATCTTGGGCTTTCATCGCACAGTACTGGCCTCTTACCAAATCGCTTGCCTACTTTGGTGTTGGCAAACGTCAAATCTTTTTCGCCGTTCGCCTGCTTCTCGCCTTTGTCTCTTCCTTTGTAGACGCCAGGTTCTACAAGGCGGTTGCCGATGTCTTTAGCGCTAGGGTGGGACGCTACTGTCTCATTGCTCTGGCTACCAGCGCTGGTATCTACGAAGCTTCCACTGCTTTCTTGCCCTCCACTTTTGTCATGCATGCTACTACCCTGGCCTTTTCCTCCTGCCTCTACCCGGCACGACTCCCCTCGTCGCACCCGTCGGTTCTCTCGAATCCATCGCAGCGACCTTTCCGATCCGAGCGCCTCCTGCTCGCCGCATTTTCGTTCGCTACGGGTGCCATCATCGGTTGGCCTttcgccatcatcctcgcACTTCCGTTTGTTATTGAAcagctcctcctccgcgGCGACGACATTGTTGCAAACGGCAATTATTCAAACTGGGTCATGTCTAGGTGGTCGACTGCAATTGGCGCCGCTGTTCTCTCTACCATTCTTGGACTGCCTGCCGTTGCCATTGACACCCTGGCATACGGCAAGCTCTCCTTTGTGCCACTCAACACTGTCCTCTACAATCTCTTTTCCAGGAGCCGTGGCGCTGGTCCTGAGCTCTATGGCACCGAACCACTCACCTACTATTTCTCCAACCTGCTCCTCAATTTCAACGTcttctttcttcttgctctgctttcACTTCCTCTCATGCTTGTCACCGCAAGGCTGGATCCCAAACGCTTCCAAAGGCCAATGCTCGAAACCAAGAAAGGCCACGCGTCGACGGAAGAACCGTCGAGCCTCTtctcgcttgcgcttctccgCATTGCTCCTTTCTACCTTTGGTTCATTCTGCTCAGTGTGCAGCCACACAAGGAAGAACGCTTCATGTACCCGGCCTATACGCTACTCTGCCTCAACGCCGCCGTCTCTCTCTACCTGATCCGCTCACTTGCCGAAGTTGGCTTTGTTCAGGTCACAAAGTCTCCTTACCGCGCTTCCAAATCGAGCGTATTTACGACCATCACCTCTTCGGTGCTTGCGATTGCGATTCTGCTTGGCGTCTTGCGATCTGTGGGCCAGCTGAACCACTATCATTCACCGTTTGATGTTCTGTTTCACTTTGAAGGGTACGAGCTGCCTCGCGTGGTTGCCGACGTGTTCCCGGAAACGCTCAGCCCGGCGATCCAGCAGCGCATTGCACGCGGTCTCTCGCCAGTCGCTACGGAGCAGGAGAAGGAGTACAACGACCGAGGCTACGGAGCTGAGAACAAGGGTGTCAGTGTTGACCTCTCGATCCACCTCACACCATTGTCGACGCTTGACAAGCCGGTTAGGCTGTGCTATGGCAAGGAATGGCACCGGTTCCCCACCCACTTCCTCGTCCCCGCGggcgtcgaggtcgagtgGATCCAGAGCGACTTCGACGGCATTCTTCCCAAGCATTTCGATGTGGACGGAGCTTCGGCGGTCGAGCATGCGGACGCTGTAGCGCATACTCTCGAAACGTTGCTTGGCTGGGCTTGGCCGTGGTCCTCGATTACGCGGCGTGTTCAGCGCGGATTCAATGATCTCAACCAGCAAGAGATGGACCGATACGTCGACGTGTCCACGTGCGACTATCTTGTAGACCTCGACCTACCGCATCGAAGCTTGGTTTCGGGCGCAGAGTCGCGCTACGAGCCTCGCTATGCTAGCATGAGTGACGAGTGGGATCGCG